In one window of Candidatus Omnitrophota bacterium DNA:
- a CDS encoding TrpB-like pyridoxal phosphate-dependent enzyme has protein sequence MSDRKIYLSEKEIPEAWYNIQADLPQPLAPPLNPKTGQPLGPEDLLPIFPESLIRQEMSTERWIEIPDEVREIYKIWRPSPLKRAVRLEKALKTPARIYFKDESVSPAGSHKPNTSVAQAYFNKEAGVKRIATETGAGQWGSALAFACKLMDIKCTVYMVKCSYEQKPYRKMMMHTWGAEVFPSPSDRTNAGREMQKRFPGTSGSLGMAISEAVEDAATHDDTKYALGSVLNHVLLHQTVIGLETKKQLAIAEDKADVLIGCVGGGSNFPGLFFPYVADKLKGANLEFIACEPEACPTLSKGLFKYDYGDTAKLTPLLKMYTLGHTFVPPGIHAGGLRYHGDAPLLCLLVNKGLVQARAFHQLAAFEAGVLFARTEGIIPAPESAHAIKGAIDEALKCKETGEEKCIVFCLSGHGHFDMSSYDAYFEGNLTDYAYPEEKIKEALKELPDIKENR, from the coding sequence GTGTCCGATAGAAAAATTTATCTTTCCGAAAAAGAAATTCCCGAAGCGTGGTATAACATTCAGGCTGATCTGCCCCAGCCGTTAGCCCCGCCGCTCAATCCCAAAACGGGTCAGCCTCTGGGCCCGGAAGACCTGCTGCCGATTTTTCCCGAGAGTCTTATCAGGCAGGAGATGTCTACGGAACGCTGGATAGAGATTCCAGATGAGGTCAGAGAAATATACAAGATATGGAGGCCCTCGCCGCTTAAAAGAGCCGTACGCCTTGAAAAGGCCTTAAAGACGCCGGCAAGAATTTATTTTAAGGATGAGAGCGTCTCTCCCGCGGGAAGCCATAAGCCCAACACCTCCGTGGCTCAGGCCTATTTCAACAAGGAGGCGGGGGTCAAAAGGATCGCCACCGAAACGGGCGCCGGCCAGTGGGGAAGCGCGCTGGCTTTCGCCTGCAAGCTCATGGATATCAAATGCACGGTCTATATGGTGAAGTGCTCTTATGAACAGAAACCTTACCGCAAGATGATGATGCACACCTGGGGCGCCGAAGTTTTCCCTTCTCCCAGCGACAGGACAAATGCCGGCCGGGAAATGCAAAAAAGATTCCCCGGTACCTCGGGCAGTCTGGGCATGGCCATCTCCGAGGCCGTTGAGGACGCCGCCACTCACGATGATACCAAATACGCCCTGGGCTCTGTGCTGAACCACGTGCTTCTGCACCAGACCGTTATAGGGCTGGAAACTAAAAAACAGCTCGCCATCGCCGAAGACAAGGCCGATGTGCTTATAGGCTGCGTCGGAGGCGGTTCCAATTTTCCCGGACTTTTTTTCCCTTATGTGGCCGATAAACTGAAAGGCGCAAATCTGGAATTTATCGCCTGCGAACCTGAGGCATGCCCGACGCTGAGCAAGGGACTTTTTAAATATGATTACGGCGATACGGCCAAACTCACGCCGCTTTTGAAAATGTACACGTTGGGCCACACCTTTGTTCCGCCCGGCATACACGCCGGCGGATTGCGTTACCACGGCGACGCTCCGCTGCTGTGCCTCCTTGTGAATAAGGGCCTGGTGCAAGCCAGGGCATTTCATCAGCTCGCGGCGTTTGAGGCCGGCGTTCTTTTTGCCAGAACGGAGGGCATAATACCCGCCCCCGAATCCGCGCATGCGATTAAAGGCGCCATAGATGAGGCGTTGAAATGTAAGGAAACCGGTGAGGAAAAGTGCATAGTTTTCTGCCTCAGCGGCCACGGTCATTTTGACATGAGCTCGTATGACGCGTATTTTGAGGGGAATCTGACAGATTACGCCTATCCCGAAGAGAAGATAAAAGAGGCCCTCAAAGAGCTTCCGGACATAAAAGAAAACAGATGA
- a CDS encoding glutamate-5-semialdehyde dehydrogenase: MTPTDYRGIFRRMRSQGMLLAMMKDSEINGVLKKIARNIIACESKIISANKKDISKALSAGKTNAFIDRLKLDKKRIRSMAAQVIEVSRLPSPLGKVLSARKRPNGLKIRKVSVPLGTLLIIYESRPNVTSDCAALCLKSGNAVILRGGSDAVKSNEAIYSAIRPALPSKIKDTVFFVKDTSRETVNGILKLNGLIDAVIPRGGEGLIKAVVKNSRIPVIYHGKGVCNLYVHKDADMGMAVAIALNAKVSRPGVCNAIENLLVDKAVSEKFLPMIHSAYAANQVEMRGCIETRKILAGIKAASQSDWDTEYLAKIISIKVVSGISQACEFINTHGSRHSEAIITSSLKAAKVFFDFVDAACLYHNASTRFTDGGEFGMGAEIGISNQKLHPRGPVGLEELTSYKYIVSGTGQIRK; this comes from the coding sequence ATGACGCCAACGGATTACCGCGGAATTTTCCGCCGGATGCGGTCACAGGGCATGCTCCTGGCCATGATGAAAGATTCCGAGATAAACGGCGTGCTCAAAAAAATCGCGCGGAACATCATTGCCTGCGAAAGCAAAATAATATCCGCCAATAAAAAAGATATCAGCAAAGCTCTGTCGGCGGGGAAAACAAACGCGTTTATAGACAGATTAAAACTGGATAAAAAAAGAATCCGCTCGATGGCCGCTCAGGTCATTGAGGTATCGCGTCTTCCGTCGCCGCTGGGCAAGGTGCTGTCCGCCAGAAAAAGGCCGAACGGGCTGAAGATCCGGAAGGTGTCCGTTCCGCTGGGGACATTGCTGATCATCTACGAATCGCGCCCGAATGTCACCAGTGACTGCGCGGCTCTGTGCCTGAAATCGGGGAATGCGGTGATTTTACGCGGAGGTTCCGATGCTGTCAAAAGCAACGAGGCTATTTATAGCGCTATAAGGCCCGCGCTCCCTTCCAAAATAAAAGACACGGTATTTTTTGTGAAAGACACATCCCGCGAAACGGTCAACGGTATCCTGAAACTGAACGGCCTCATAGATGCGGTGATCCCGCGCGGCGGCGAGGGTCTGATAAAGGCCGTCGTGAAAAATTCGCGAATCCCGGTTATATATCACGGGAAGGGCGTGTGCAATCTTTATGTCCACAAAGACGCTGACATGGGGATGGCCGTCGCTATAGCGTTGAACGCCAAGGTGTCACGGCCAGGGGTGTGCAACGCCATAGAGAATCTGCTGGTGGATAAAGCCGTCTCGGAGAAATTTTTGCCGATGATCCATAGCGCCTATGCGGCCAATCAAGTCGAGATGAGAGGCTGTATTGAAACAAGAAAGATCTTGGCAGGCATTAAAGCCGCCTCTCAGTCGGATTGGGACACCGAATATCTGGCTAAGATAATATCCATAAAAGTTGTCAGCGGCATATCCCAGGCCTGTGAATTCATAAATACCCACGGCTCCCGGCACTCCGAGGCCATAATCACCTCCAGCCTAAAAGCCGCGAAGGTTTTTTTCGATTTTGTGGATGCCGCCTGCCTTTATCATAACGCGTCCACAAGGTTTACCGACGGCGGTGAATTCGGAATGGGAGCCGAGATAGGGATATCAAACCAGAAACTCCATCCCCGCGGTCCGGTGGGTCTTGAGGAATTAACATCATACAAATACATTGTCTCGGGCACCGGTCAAATCAGAAAATAA
- a CDS encoding ParA family protein produces MGEIIAVANQKGGVGKTTTSVNLAKALVLRRKKILLLDIDPQANCSSGLGVENSPANIYDVLINGSMAGAVTAKDHCPDIVPSTRDLTGAEIELVGMEDREYRLKKALAAVKENYDFIFIDCPPSLGLLTINALTASDSLLIPLQCEFYALEGLGKLLNTLKYVRDAFNEHLRIKGVVLTMYDSRLNLTAQITDEIKNFFGEKLFNTVIPRNVRLAEAPSFGKDIFEYDRHSAGAASYMKLGDEFLAREKRNAQK; encoded by the coding sequence ATGGGTGAAATCATAGCTGTTGCCAACCAAAAGGGGGGAGTGGGCAAAACCACAACCTCGGTCAATCTCGCTAAAGCACTGGTGCTGAGAAGAAAAAAGATCCTCCTTCTCGATATCGACCCCCAGGCCAATTGCAGCTCAGGTTTGGGCGTAGAAAATAGCCCTGCAAATATTTACGATGTTCTCATTAACGGGTCTATGGCCGGCGCCGTGACGGCGAAGGATCACTGCCCCGATATTGTGCCTTCGACAAGGGATCTGACAGGGGCCGAAATAGAGCTTGTGGGCATGGAAGACAGGGAATACCGTTTGAAAAAAGCCCTCGCCGCCGTCAAGGAAAACTATGATTTTATATTCATTGACTGCCCGCCATCGCTGGGGCTTCTTACGATTAACGCCCTCACCGCTTCCGACAGCCTGCTGATACCTCTGCAATGCGAATTCTACGCCCTTGAGGGCCTCGGCAAGTTATTGAACACTCTCAAATATGTGAGGGACGCTTTCAATGAGCACCTCCGCATAAAGGGGGTGGTTCTCACCATGTATGACAGCCGCTTGAATCTGACCGCCCAGATCACCGATGAAATAAAAAATTTCTTTGGCGAAAAGCTTTTCAACACCGTGATTCCGAGAAATGTCAGGCTCGCCGAAGCCCCAAGTTTCGGAAAAGATATATTTGAATATGACAGGCATTCCGCCGGGGCGGCCAGTTACATGAAGCTCGGCGACGAATTCCTGGCCCGGGAGAAAAGAAATGCGCAAAAATAA
- a CDS encoding glucosyl-3-phosphoglycerate synthase gives MRKNNIYSWRDFSAADLVKKKSGLKISVIIPARNEAATIGKIVRAIRKDLVLKHPLVDEIIVLDGGSSDTTRAIARNEGAIVRRDSDIVPAAGNFSGKGNALYKSYFASTGDILAFVDGDIRNFTSRFITGIVGPLLTDKKISFVKAFYQRPLMVSGKFKKGEGGRVTEILARPILNTFFPELANIRQPLSGEYAIRRDLFRKLSIPSGYGVEVAFLIEILHIAGRKAIAQADLGERRHRNQTLHALGKMSFEVLHSFLHYAQKVKKLRVSAISENYYDLTKNSIYKISQKYYKPVCELARTTEIIFLRHGETDWNREKRIQSRQDIPLNSKGRKQAQLAAAALQKEKICAVYSSPLSRSLDTALIIAGKHGLPVRQDKRLLEISHGSWSGKKEQWLSAKYPKDYKNWKKEAWKHLPPGAESWEKLTERMKSFLAHVQKKHSGEKILVVSHRGAIAGALTVIRKKPLSYINRYLPDNCRPVKIKL, from the coding sequence ATGCGCAAAAATAACATTTACAGCTGGCGCGATTTCAGCGCGGCAGATCTTGTCAAAAAAAAATCCGGCCTAAAGATAAGCGTAATCATTCCCGCCCGCAATGAGGCCGCCACAATAGGCAAAATTGTGCGGGCAATCCGCAAAGACCTCGTTCTGAAACACCCCCTGGTTGATGAGATCATAGTGCTGGACGGCGGATCTTCGGATACGACAAGGGCGATCGCCCGCAATGAGGGGGCTATTGTGAGAAGGGACTCGGATATCGTGCCTGCCGCAGGGAACTTCTCGGGAAAAGGGAATGCCCTTTATAAAAGTTATTTCGCCAGCACAGGGGACATACTGGCTTTTGTAGACGGCGATATAAGGAATTTCACATCCCGCTTCATAACCGGCATTGTCGGGCCTCTTCTTACAGACAAGAAGATCTCCTTTGTCAAAGCTTTCTATCAACGGCCCCTTATGGTTTCCGGCAAATTCAAAAAGGGTGAAGGCGGCAGGGTGACCGAAATTCTCGCCAGACCCATCCTTAACACTTTTTTCCCGGAGCTGGCCAATATCCGACAGCCTCTTTCGGGGGAATACGCCATACGGCGGGATCTTTTCAGAAAACTTTCCATACCTTCCGGATACGGCGTCGAGGTCGCATTCCTGATTGAGATACTGCATATCGCCGGCAGAAAGGCGATCGCCCAGGCGGATCTGGGAGAAAGAAGGCACAGGAACCAAACGCTGCACGCGCTGGGCAAAATGAGCTTCGAGGTGCTGCATTCATTCCTGCATTACGCTCAGAAGGTGAAAAAACTCAGGGTGAGCGCCATCTCCGAAAATTACTATGACCTGACGAAAAACAGTATTTATAAAATATCGCAAAAATATTACAAACCCGTGTGCGAGCTTGCCCGTACTACTGAAATCATATTCCTGCGCCACGGAGAAACCGACTGGAACAGGGAAAAACGCATCCAGTCGAGACAGGACATTCCTCTCAATTCAAAAGGGAGAAAACAGGCGCAGCTTGCAGCGGCGGCGCTGCAAAAAGAAAAAATATGCGCCGTTTACAGCTCGCCCTTATCAAGATCTCTGGATACGGCTCTGATAATAGCGGGTAAGCACGGCCTTCCCGTACGGCAGGATAAGCGGCTTCTTGAGATATCGCACGGTAGCTGGTCAGGCAAAAAAGAGCAGTGGCTTAGCGCAAAATATCCGAAAGACTACAAAAACTGGAAAAAAGAAGCATGGAAGCACCTACCGCCCGGCGCCGAATCATGGGAAAAACTGACAGAGCGCATGAAGTCCTTTCTGGCTCATGTGCAAAAAAAACACAGCGGCGAGAAGATCCTTGTTGTTTCCCACAGAGGGGCCATCGCCGGGGCACTGACCGTCATCAGAAAAAAACCTTTAAGTTATATAAACAGGTACCTGCCCGACAACTGCCGGCCGGTGAAAATCAAATTGTAA
- a CDS encoding ParB/RepB/Spo0J family partition protein: MEVGKMKKAVLGRGLKALIPEKEEGRIHMISVSEIQPGTHQARKSFNADSITSLAETLKQDGIIQPLVVSPSGTGWKLIAGERRLRAAKIAGFKKVPVTIKDTDEASAAFISLIENLQREDLNPLDEASGLEALMKKFSLTQEAVAERVGKSRSTVANTLRLLKFPEDIVLALGEGKISEGHARALSVIKDPRKRKHIIHRIINEHLSVREIEFLSSGKKTGPKNRQVSAEIREIAEKLESSLSTKVEVKANKKNQGHIKIHFFSSDELDRLIKRLSR, from the coding sequence ATGGAGGTCGGAAAAATGAAAAAAGCTGTGCTGGGTAGAGGCCTCAAGGCTCTTATCCCCGAAAAAGAAGAAGGGCGCATACATATGATAAGCGTTTCAGAAATACAGCCGGGCACACACCAGGCCAGGAAAAGTTTTAACGCGGACAGCATCACTTCGCTGGCGGAAACGCTGAAACAGGACGGCATCATACAGCCGCTGGTCGTTTCACCGTCGGGGACGGGATGGAAACTCATAGCCGGTGAAAGACGCCTGCGGGCCGCCAAAATAGCGGGATTCAAAAAGGTGCCGGTCACAATCAAAGACACCGACGAGGCATCGGCTGCTTTTATATCCCTGATAGAAAACCTCCAGCGGGAGGATCTTAACCCGCTTGATGAAGCCAGTGGGCTTGAAGCTCTTATGAAAAAATTTTCTCTGACGCAGGAAGCCGTCGCTGAAAGAGTGGGCAAAAGCCGTTCCACTGTGGCTAACACGCTCAGGCTCCTGAAATTTCCGGAAGACATCGTGCTGGCGCTCGGGGAAGGGAAAATAAGCGAAGGGCATGCGCGGGCGCTGTCGGTCATAAAAGATCCGCGCAAAAGAAAACACATCATACACCGGATCATTAACGAGCATCTCTCCGTGCGTGAAATAGAATTTCTCTCTTCCGGAAAAAAAACAGGCCCTAAAAACCGTCAGGTATCTGCCGAGATAAGGGAAATTGCCGAAAAATTAGAGAGCTCGCTATCTACAAAAGTCGAGGTAAAAGCTAACAAAAAAAATCAGGGCCACATAAAAATTCATTTTTTCTCGTCGGACGAGCTGGACCGGCTCATCAAAAGACTTTCCCGGTAA
- a CDS encoding LytR family transcriptional regulator, translating to MKKILTAFVLGVAALSAILFLQSGFFSKCIRGERINMLFVGADQVMGGSHSDVVLWVSYEPKTRFIDIVSVPRDVLIKWDEHKSWIPRKLSEILFLNTRQHGMESGVTLFKKELEKFLDVKFDYYMIVTFDAFVHVIDALGKIPVTVDIPMHYDDYWGGLHIHFEPGDYMMSGAEALKYVRFRHSALGDMGRIKRQQDFVRNLIAHCFDISVLSALPDLIKIYREDIFTNFKWRDILVLADVFRTFDAEHQRYQILPGVSQRIGAKDVWRLDEKSAEEIKASIAGSEKELWPRSKIRPFIIKRGPDSLDGIQAEVFNASGRSGLAEALSEKLRSYGCDVVLWGNWGNYKKYTEVIARTGELSKAVRTASILGCSRVRTDIDPDRMVDISVVVGDDFPKEFLDERK from the coding sequence GTGAAGAAGATTTTAACAGCGTTCGTTCTGGGCGTTGCCGCGTTATCCGCGATTTTATTTTTACAAAGCGGATTTTTTTCAAAATGTATAAGGGGCGAAAGGATAAATATGCTTTTTGTCGGAGCCGACCAGGTTATGGGCGGGTCTCATTCCGACGTGGTGCTGTGGGTGAGCTATGAACCTAAAACGCGTTTCATAGATATCGTCTCCGTCCCGCGCGATGTGCTGATTAAATGGGACGAACATAAGAGCTGGATCCCGCGCAAACTCAGCGAGATCCTCTTTCTTAACACGAGGCAGCACGGCATGGAATCAGGCGTCACGCTGTTTAAAAAGGAACTTGAAAAATTCCTGGATGTGAAATTTGATTATTATATGATCGTCACATTTGACGCTTTTGTGCATGTAATAGACGCCCTGGGAAAGATTCCCGTTACCGTTGACATCCCCATGCATTATGATGATTACTGGGGAGGCCTGCATATACATTTTGAGCCCGGCGATTACATGATGTCCGGCGCGGAGGCGCTCAAATATGTGCGTTTCAGGCACAGCGCCCTCGGTGATATGGGCCGCATTAAAAGGCAGCAGGACTTTGTGAGGAATCTGATCGCGCATTGTTTTGATATCAGTGTTCTATCCGCCCTGCCTGATTTGATTAAAATATACCGTGAGGACATTTTTACAAATTTCAAATGGCGGGATATCCTTGTTCTGGCTGATGTGTTCCGCACTTTTGACGCGGAACATCAGCGCTATCAGATACTGCCGGGAGTATCACAGAGGATAGGCGCTAAAGATGTGTGGAGATTGGACGAGAAATCAGCGGAGGAGATCAAGGCGTCCATCGCCGGTTCTGAAAAAGAGCTTTGGCCGAGGTCAAAGATACGGCCTTTCATAATAAAGCGCGGGCCTGACAGTTTGGACGGGATACAGGCGGAAGTTTTTAACGCCAGCGGGCGGAGCGGCCTCGCCGAAGCTCTTTCCGAAAAATTGCGCAGTTACGGATGCGATGTCGTGTTGTGGGGCAACTGGGGAAATTATAAGAAATACACAGAGGTCATTGCCAGAACGGGAGAGCTTTCAAAAGCGGTCAGAACGGCAAGTATCCTCGGCTGCAGCCGGGTGCGTACGGATATAGACCCCGACCGCATGGTTGACATATCTGTTGTTGTGGGAGATGATTTCCCGAAGGAATTCTTAGATGAAAGAAAATAA
- the rsmG gene encoding 16S rRNA (guanine(527)-N(7))-methyltransferase RsmG — translation MLTLLRNNQFPIQPEAAEKLKIYLETLKEWNRRFNLTSFDDEHLWEEAVESSVIFADTIAEMLPGRTPLTLCDIGSGAGIPGIILKIVMPGLQVDLVESNGKKAVFLSRLKETLKLDGLRIVHKDAQEFALSDKKLYNVVVGRAFGRKFLKHAFRLVLPEAYVMYYKKTIKKGEFAKEPGCIRDYGRAFVLVWKNG, via the coding sequence ATGCTAACGCTCCTAAGAAATAATCAATTTCCGATTCAACCGGAAGCGGCGGAAAAACTGAAAATTTATTTAGAGACGCTTAAAGAATGGAACCGGCGTTTCAACCTCACTTCCTTTGATGATGAACATCTGTGGGAAGAGGCCGTGGAAAGCTCCGTCATTTTTGCCGACACCATAGCCGAGATGCTGCCTGGCCGAACCCCCCTAACTCTTTGCGATATAGGTTCCGGGGCCGGCATCCCCGGCATCATACTTAAAATAGTTATGCCCGGCTTGCAGGTCGACCTGGTCGAATCAAACGGGAAAAAAGCGGTTTTTTTGAGCAGGCTCAAAGAAACGCTGAAACTCGACGGCCTGCGGATAGTGCACAAAGACGCGCAGGAATTTGCCCTAAGCGATAAAAAATTATACAATGTTGTTGTAGGAAGAGCTTTCGGCAGAAAATTCCTAAAACACGCCTTCCGGCTTGTTTTACCGGAAGCTTATGTTATGTACTACAAGAAGACAATAAAGAAAGGAGAATTTGCGAAAGAACCCGGCTGTATAAGAGACTACGGCAGGGCTTTCGTGCTTGTTTGGAAAAATGGGTGA
- a CDS encoding helix-hairpin-helix domain-containing protein, translated as MVVLFTVLLRILQEVNFMKRVILAALCAIALTFPSDIAAKAKKVSKAAAKSSFEKINLNEVNEYDLKKIPGISSSKAKALIAYRDEKGKIKSLDDLKEISHETKSGKTSYDFATKKGAWSKSMKLLIEADIFTVSGGVGVVDQNALYKHLFSKPRDINSASVAELSQLPGVSKKNAQLVVDNRPFSSIDGLKDISYETKSGKTSYAFATSKGAWKKNITILIKSERLICAGSKKDSKKSAPAKESKSDDSDDELDESDEPEE; from the coding sequence ATGGTTGTTCTGTTCACAGTTTTATTGAGAATCCTGCAGGAGGTAAATTTTATGAAACGAGTTATTCTGGCAGCATTGTGTGCTATTGCTCTGACTTTTCCGTCTGATATCGCGGCAAAAGCGAAAAAAGTGTCCAAGGCCGCGGCAAAATCAAGCTTTGAAAAAATCAATCTGAATGAAGTTAACGAGTATGATCTAAAGAAAATACCGGGCATTTCTTCGTCTAAAGCAAAGGCTCTTATCGCCTACCGCGACGAAAAAGGAAAAATAAAATCCCTTGACGATCTGAAAGAAATAAGCCATGAAACCAAAAGCGGAAAAACGAGCTATGACTTCGCCACGAAAAAAGGGGCATGGTCAAAATCCATGAAACTCCTTATAGAAGCCGATATTTTCACCGTCAGCGGCGGCGTCGGCGTTGTCGACCAGAACGCTCTCTATAAGCACCTCTTTTCTAAACCACGGGATATAAACAGCGCATCCGTGGCGGAACTGTCACAGCTGCCGGGCGTATCAAAGAAAAACGCTCAGCTAGTAGTTGACAACAGACCATTCTCATCTATTGATGGCCTGAAAGATATCTCCTACGAGACAAAAAGCGGAAAAACCAGTTATGCCTTCGCCACATCAAAAGGCGCATGGAAGAAAAATATTACTATTCTGATTAAAAGCGAGCGGCTCATTTGCGCGGGCTCAAAAAAAGATTCTAAAAAATCTGCTCCCGCCAAAGAATCAAAAAGTGACGACTCGGACGATGAGCTTGATGAATCAGACGAGCCGGAAGAATAA
- the nadD gene encoding nicotinate (nicotinamide) nucleotide adenylyltransferase — MTGLFGGTFNPPHIGHMILAEQSLHELSLDKIIFIPSGNPPHKSGDVLGSETRYKLTVLASCLNPRFEVSDYETKKESVSYTIDMLKHFDRILGGEMIFLLGMDALNDLKNWKDPESIVNNFTLGVWRRSGEPAQNAFADNPRIKNVNAPEIPVSSSQIRKNIREGKPYRYLVPEKVYEYINAMELYL, encoded by the coding sequence ATGACGGGTCTTTTCGGCGGCACGTTTAACCCACCGCACATAGGGCACATGATACTTGCCGAACAGAGCCTGCATGAACTCTCGCTGGATAAAATAATTTTTATCCCTTCCGGCAACCCGCCGCACAAAAGTGGGGATGTTCTCGGTTCCGAGACCCGCTATAAACTGACAGTTTTGGCCTCATGCCTCAATCCGCGTTTTGAGGTCAGCGATTATGAGACAAAAAAGGAATCTGTCTCTTACACTATAGACATGTTGAAGCATTTTGACCGGATCCTCGGCGGAGAAATGATATTTCTGCTCGGCATGGACGCGCTTAATGACCTGAAAAACTGGAAGGACCCGGAAAGCATTGTGAACAATTTTACATTGGGTGTCTGGCGCCGGAGCGGCGAACCGGCGCAGAATGCGTTTGCCGATAATCCGCGAATCAAAAACGTCAATGCCCCCGAGATACCCGTATCGTCATCTCAGATTAGAAAAAATATCAGAGAGGGCAAGCCCTATCGCTACCTGGTGCCGGAAAAAGTTTATGAGTATATAAACGCTATGGAGCTTTATTTGTGA
- a CDS encoding YjgP/YjgQ family permease has product MLIFPQNPAQCQMSTCLAAGLTAGGGLTTLSDLIMRIFSRYLFKEFLPVFASAFFILIGIFIVNEAMGFIASLVAKGAGITDIVRIFLTGIPSSFIFVIPVSFVLSWVVAVSRLAGDSEILALQSSGINPRIILRSVLASGIMVSLFMLYSNAVLSPKSSRAMTVLVRDILARNILRFQEGAFSEIGDYVFFAEKISSRKMKDIRIYRREKNFPATSITAETGALTIKENGAAGLTLERGQMKLRDKDDLSLLTTVDFDKYSFFITSPESGEVGQNISQLESSKLRERIDDAEKSGKRGDNLKMEYHMRPALAGGALFLAMAGALLGIKLKSPKKASSVGAAILLISAYYLSFSLCSHMAESGFLAPSIAVWIPNILCALGVLLAL; this is encoded by the coding sequence ATGCTTATCTTCCCGCAAAACCCGGCCCAATGCCAAATGTCAACCTGTCTAGCCGCCGGCCTGACGGCAGGCGGGGGACTGACAACATTATCTGACCTCATCATGCGCATTTTTTCACGCTACTTATTCAAAGAATTTTTACCGGTGTTTGCTTCGGCGTTTTTCATTCTCATCGGCATTTTTATCGTGAATGAAGCCATGGGATTTATCGCATCCCTGGTCGCAAAAGGGGCCGGCATCACCGATATAGTGAGAATTTTTCTGACGGGCATCCCGTCTTCTTTCATTTTTGTCATACCCGTGTCTTTTGTTCTGTCATGGGTCGTCGCCGTGAGCCGCCTCGCCGGGGATTCCGAGATCCTCGCCCTGCAGTCATCGGGCATAAATCCGAGAATCATACTCAGGTCCGTACTGGCATCCGGCATTATGGTATCCCTTTTCATGCTGTATTCCAACGCCGTTCTCTCGCCGAAGAGCAGTCGCGCGATGACTGTTCTCGTCAGGGACATACTCGCCAGGAATATACTGCGTTTTCAGGAAGGCGCTTTCAGCGAAATCGGAGATTATGTTTTCTTTGCGGAGAAAATATCATCCCGGAAAATGAAAGATATAAGAATATACCGCCGAGAGAAAAATTTTCCGGCCACATCCATTACCGCCGAAACAGGTGCCCTGACAATAAAAGAAAACGGGGCCGCGGGCCTGACTCTTGAACGCGGGCAGATGAAACTGAGGGACAAAGATGACCTCAGCCTTCTGACAACTGTGGATTTTGACAAATATTCATTTTTTATAACTTCCCCGGAGTCCGGCGAAGTCGGACAGAATATTTCTCAACTTGAATCATCAAAACTGCGCGAAAGAATAGACGACGCGGAAAAAAGCGGCAAACGCGGCGATAATCTGAAAATGGAATATCACATGCGCCCGGCTCTGGCCGGTGGAGCGCTCTTCCTCGCTATGGCGGGAGCGCTGCTGGGAATAAAACTGAAATCGCCTAAAAAAGCATCCAGTGTAGGCGCGGCGATTCTGCTGATAAGCGCTTATTACCTCAGTTTCAGCCTCTGTTCGCACATGGCCGAAAGCGGATTTCTCGCGCCTTCTATTGCGGTATGGATACCTAATATCCTGTGCGCCCTCGGGGTGCTGCTGGCTTTATGA